The Bradyrhizobium sp. WSM471 genome includes the window GGGTCAAGCAGGGCCACTTCCGGGAAGATTTGTTCTATCGCCTGCACGTGCTGCCGCTGACGATCCCATCGCTGCGCGCCCGGCGCGAGGACATTCCGCATCTGCTCAGGCATTTCCTGGCGCGCTTTGCCGCCGAGGAGAACCGCCCCATCACCGGCGTCAGCGGCGAGGCCGTTGCGCACCTTGCCCAGCTCGATTGGCCAGGCAACATCCGCCAGCTCGAAAACGCGGTCTATCGCGCCGTGGTGATGAGCGACGGCGACCAGCTTGGCCTCGACGACTTCCCTCTGATCGCCTCGCAGCCGCATCCGGGAACAGACATTCCGACCGCGCCGCTGATGCTGGAGCCGATCGCGGCCCCCTCCGTCGTGTCGGGTAATGAAATACCGATCGCACCGCTGCCGCAAGCTGGTGCTCTCTCCATGCTGACCGCGACCGGCGACGTCCGGCCGCTGGAGGACATCGAGAACGAGATCATCCGTTTCGCGATCTCGCATTACCGCGGGCAGATGTCGGAGGTCGCCCGCCGCCTCAAAATCGGCCGGTCCACCCTCTACCGCAAACTCGATGAAGCCGGAGTTCCCGGCCATGGCGGCAAAAGCGGTGAGGAGACGCACTGAGCCCGATGCGAACGGAGGTTCGTGCAGGCGGTGCGAGACGACCGTAAGCCGTTCGCATGACGACGGAATTCGACTGCGACGTGAACCGTGACTCGACCGTGACTTGGAAGTGACAGACACAGGGAAAAGCGCGTGGCAGAAGCGCACAATCCGTTGCCAAGAGGCGTGCTTGAAGTCAGTTTGTCGTGAGTTGTCCCGGGTAGCGCTGGCTGCGAAATCGGGGCCTGTATATCGTCTGCGTAGGAATCGTTGCGTGCAGGCGTGCAACTTTCGAGAGGCCGGCGCGGTTTAGCCGAAACTCAATAGGCGATAACGAAGCTGTTCCACGGGGGACAGTTCACCCGAGGGGTGCGACACAATGCGTGACTGTTTGAACCACCGTGCAGGCTTTGACCGTGTCTTGATGACGGTCGCGGCGACCTTCCTCACGGTATCGGCCAGCTCGGCCCTGGCGCAGGATCAGGCGCGCAGCAGCGCTGCCGAACTCGCGATCGAAGCCGCGATCCCGCGCCCCGAACCCGCAAACGTCCCGCCCCCGACCGCATCCGACATCAAGCTCGACACCACCGCCACGGTGGTGGACCCTGCTAAGGAGCCCGCCAGGGAGCCCTTGAAGGCCGAATCCGCTCCCGCGCCAGACAAGGTCGAGACCAAGCCGTCCGACATCGCCACCACGCCCGCCGCCGAGCCGACGAAGAGCGAGACGGCGAAGAATGAACCCGCCAAGATCGAACCTGCCAAGGCCGACACGGCGCCCCCAACGCAGGCCGCGCCCGCCGCCGCTGCTGCTCCGGCCTCGGAGCCGGTGAAGGCCGCGAGCAACGTTCCCGCGGCCGACCAGCCGGTCGCCGACAAGCTCAAGGATATCATTGGCACCAAGACTGCGCGCTATTTCGACCGTAAGAACGAACGCGCGGCGATCGAGAAGTTTTACGGTGCACGCGACTTCGCGCCGGTCTGGACCCAGGGCGGCAGCCTGACCGCTGCGGCCAAGGGCGTGATCGCACGGCTGAAGGACGCGGCGTCCGACGGTCTCAATCCCGCCGATTACCCGCTGCCGGACTTCGCAGCCGCCACGACGCCCGATGCGCTCGCCGATGCCGAGCTCAAGCTCACCGCCAGCATGTTCGACTATGCGCGGCAGGCCCAGAGCGGCCGCATGCACTGGTCCCAGGTCAGCGGCGACATCCTCTATCCCGAGCATCCGGTCGATCCGAACGAGGTGCTCGCCAAGGTCGCGACCGCGGCGGACGCCTCCGCGGCGCTCGAGAGCTACAATCCGCCGCAAAAGCTCTACAAGGAGCTGAAGGCGAAGCTCGCGGAGCTCCGCGGCCAGGGCAACGGCCCGGTGATCGAGATCGCGGATGGTCCGACGCTGAAATACACCCCGGCCCGCAAGAGGCAGGCTGAAATCGTCGTTGAAGATTCGCGCGTGCCGCAGCTGCGCGTCAAGCTCGGCATCGCCGAGAACGCCAGCGACACCCGCTATGACGCGGCGGTCGCCGAAGCCGTGCGCAAGTTCCAGAACAGCGCCGAGCTCAAGGCGACCGGCATCCTCGACGACAAGACGGTCAAGGCGATCAACACCCCGAAGCGCGACAAGCAGATCGACGTGGTGCTGGTGAACATGGAGCGCTGGCGCTGGCTGCCGCGCGACCTGGGCGTGCCCTCGCTGGGCGACGCCTATGTCATCCTCAACATTCCCGACTACACGCTGAAGGTGATGCAGCGCGGCCAGCAGGTCTGGACCACCCGCGTTGTGACCGGCAAGCCCGGCACGCATGCGACCCCGCTGCTCACCGAGACGATGAAGTACATCACGGTCAATCCGACCTGGAACGTGCCGCCGTCGATCGTCTACAACGAATATCTGCCGGCGCTTCAGCAGGACCCGACCGTGCTCCAGCGCATGGGCCTCAAGCTCGAGCAGAACCGCGATGGTTCAGTGCACATCTCGCAGCCGCCCGGTGAAGCCAACGCGCTCGGCCGCATCCGCTTCAACTTCCCGAACAAGTTCCTGGTCTATCAGCACGACACGCCGGACAAGAACCTGTTCGCCCGGGACGAGCGCGCCTTCAGCCACGGCTGCATGCGCGTGCAGAACCCGGATCAGTACGCGTCGGTTCTGCTCAACATCGCGATGCCAAACGAGAAGTACACGCCGGAACGCATCCGCAGCATGTACGGCAAGAGCGAGATCGACTTGAAATTCCCGACCCCGATCCCGGTCAACATTACCTATCAGACCGCATTCGTGGACGATGGCGGCAAGCTGCAATTCCGCAAGGACGTCTATGGCCGCGACGCGACCATGATCAACATCCTGAAGAACGGCCGCGGCAAGGATCTCGAGAACGTCGTCGCGCACTCCCAGCCGAGCTATTCACGCCCGGCAACGACGCTGCCGAACGGCGTGCTGGCGGCCAACAATGGCGGCTCGTCCGGCCCGAATTTCTTCGAGCGGCTGTTCGGAGCGCCGACCCCGCCGCCGGCCCCGATCGGCCGCCGTCCGCAGCAGCAGCGGGTATTCACCCGCTGAGCCAGGCCGCCCCGGAAGCCTAATATCCTGAAATTCTGCAACAAGATCAGCGACCTCATCCTCTGGATGGGGTCGCTTAACGTTAACCATTCTCCACCTGAGCTCGGGCAGCGGGCGTTTTTTCGCCACACTCACCCGGTTAGGTTCGCGATCTGACTTGGTTTGGGGGCGGGAAGGTCAACCTCGAATTAACCTTCTCGCTTTAACAAAGCGTTCATCCTCTTTCGCGCGCTAACGGGGTTAGCGGGAGAGTCCATTTTGAACGCTCGTCGACTGGGTGGGCTCTAACGTGCTGACTGGTATCGCACGCCAATTCGCTGTGCTGTCGTTGTCCCATGCGGGAGTGAAGGCCGGATCCCGGATCGGCCTCGCTGCCGTATTGCTGCTTGCTGCCGCGGGTTCGGTTCATAACGCCGCCGCGCTGAACGAAACCAAGACGCTCTCCTTTCACCACACCCACTCCGGCGAAGACCTCACCGTCACCTTCAAGCGCGACGGGCGCTACGACGAACCGGCGCTGAAGCAGCTCAACCACTTCCTGCGCGATTGGCGCACCCAGGACGAGACGGTCATGGACCGTCACCTCTTCGACATTCTCTGGGAAGTCTATCGCGACGTCGATGCCAAGCAGCCGATCCAGATCATCTCCTCCTACCGCTCGCCCGCCACCAACGCCATGCTCCGCCGCCGCTCCTCCGGCGTCGCGCGCTTCAGCCAGCACATGCTGGGGCATGCGATGGACTTCTACATCCCGAACGTGCCTCTGGAGCAGATCCGCTTCGCCGGCCTGCGGCTCCAGCGCGGCGGCGTCGGCTTCTACCCGACCTCCGGCTCGCCGTTCGTGCATCTGGACACCGGCAGCATCCGGCATTGGCCGCGCATGACGCATGACCAGCTCGCCCGGGTCTTCCCGGACGGACGCACCGTCCACGTCCCGACCGACGGCACGCCGCTGAAGGGCTATGAGCTCGCCAAGGCCGAGATCGAGCGGCGCGGCAGCGGCGAGGATTCCGGCAGCAAGTCGAATTTCTTTGCCGCCCTGTTCAAGGGCAAGTCGGCTCCGGCCGCCGCGAGCAACGACGAGGATGACGAGGGCGCGCCCGCCCCGTCCGCGAAGACTGTCGCGCCGACCGTGGTCGCCGCCGCGACCAAGCCGGCCGATCCGGTGCCGACGCCACGTGCCAAGCCGTCAGTCGCAGCGACGATTCAGCTCGCCTCGGCCGATGCGCAGATGGTCGCGCTGCCCAAGTCGAAGCCGGCGCCCGTGGCTGACAAGCCGGCCGCCGGCAAATCCGCTGACGCCAAGCCCGAGACCCCCGCTGATATCATCAATGCCCGTGGCTTCTGGGACGCCCCGACTACGCCGCAGCAGGCGACGCCAGCTCAAGTGGCTGCGCTCAAGGCGCGCCAGGCGCTTGCCGCCGCCACCGATCCACAGCCGACCGCGAGCGTGTCCAACGCCGCCTATCAGGCCCTGGCCTACGCGCCGGCGTCCGCCTCCCCGGTCGACCGCGCCAATGTCGTCGCCGCCTCCGCGCCGATCCCACGCTCCGCCCGTCCCGCCGCGTCGCGCAACCTTGCGCCCGCGACCGAGATCAACACGGTGGTCGGCAAGCGCGTTGACGGCTTGGTCGCAACCGCGACCCGGCTCTCCGCAGCCAAGGGCGAAAGCATCTGGCTCAAGATCGTGATGCTGTCGCCGAGCGCCAGCCGCGCGATGTCGGTCACGCTGATGGGCGAGCTCGACATGGCCGCAATGCGCGCCTACTTCGTCAAGCCGCAGTCCGTAATCGCCATGGGTTTTGCCGACGATCCGATGCAGGGCCTGTCCTGCGACAGTTTCTCGGGCACCGCCACCGCCAAGCTCGAGACGACGTCGTTCGTCATGCGGACGGCTTCGCTGCGCTAAGGCTGATAAGCCCCACTGTTACCAAAATCTCTGTCGTCGTCCTGGCGAAGGCCAGGACCCATACCGCGTGATCCATCTGGTTCACGCGGTACGGATACCAAGCGACGAATTTTCGCCAAACTGCTCCCTGGGGTAATGGGTCCTGGCCTTCGCCAGGACGACACCGGGGCTCAGATCATCCCCAGTGCCTGCATGTAAGTCTCAAGGATCGTCTCGGCCTCGGCGCGCTCGTTCGGATCCTGCTTGCGCATGCGCACGATGGTGCGCAGCGCCTTGACGTCGTAGCCGTTGCCCTTGGCCTCGGCGAAGACGTCGCGGATGTCGTCGGAGATCGCCTTCTTCTCTTCCTCCAGCCGCTCGATGCGCTCGATGATGGACTTGAGCTGGTCCTTGGCAAATTTCGTCGCGGGCTCGTCGTCGCGGACGGCGGCGGAGGTGGCCATCTTGGTACTCCCAATAAAACTGGCAAAACGAGGTGACGCCGGCATCCTCACCGCGCGTGCTGGTAGACCCTTAGGGTTCGGACCTCTCGCGTTCAAGGCAGCATCGCGCTCGTCCACAGCGCGCCCACACCTTCCTGCGGCGTGTCGAAGAAAGCTGTTGTGTGATGCGACTCAAAGGCACCGCATATCGGGCTGCCGGCGAGGCCGTTCAGTGCCCGGGATGAACCTTCTTCATGGCATCGAGCTGCTCAGGCGAGGCCGCGCCCTGGTATTTCGCCTTCCAGGCCTCATAGGGCATACCATAGACGGCTTCCCGGCTCTCGTCCTTGCTCAAGGCGACGCCCTGGGCGTCGGCGGCGTCCTTGAGCCAGTTGGACAGGCAGTTGCGGCAGAAGCCTGCGAGATTCATCAGGTCGATGTTCTGGACGTCTGTCCGCGTCTTCAAATGATCGACCAGGCGCCGGAAAGCGGCAGCCTCGAGTTCCGTTCTGGTTTTGTCGTCGATTGCCATGGCTGGATCCCTCGGCTTTGCGAAATTGGCTGTGACCTGGATGGGTCACCCTTACGAGATCAGGTGGGGCCTGTCACAGATTTTGCCATATCGCGGCGCAAACGGGCGCGAAGCCGGCTTCAGGCAGTTCCCGGGCCCTACGCCAAATCGTCAATGATCTGATATAGCTTCCGCGACAATGATCGCCGAATCTCCCCGCTCCCGCCTTCGCCTGCTCGCCCGGTTGGTCCCGGTGCTGGTGGTTGGCTTGCTATGCTTCTGGGCCAGCCCGGCCTCCGCCGATTTCCGGCTCTGCAACAACACATCGAGCCGGGTCGGCATCGCGCTCGGCTACAAGGATGCCGAGGGCTGGACCACCGAAGGCTGGTGGAACATCTCATCGCGCTCCTGCGAGACCCTGCTGCGCGGAACGTTGGTGGCCCGCTTCTATTACATCTACGCCATCGACTATGACCGCGGCGGCGAATGGTCGGGCCAGGCCTTCATGTGCTCGCGCGACAAGGAGTTCACCATCCGCGGCACCGAGGATTGCCTTGCGCGGGGCTATGACCGGACCGGCTATTTCGAGGTCGATACCGGCGAGCAGCGGGCCTGGACGGTGCAGCTCACCGATGCCAACGAGCAGCCGTCAAAGCAGCAGCGCGTGCCCGGCCTCCCCGGCCCGGTTGGTCCGGGAGTTCCGGGTTTGCCCAATGGACCGCCCGGTGGTACGCCGCCCGCCCCGCCTGGCCTCCCGCCAGCTCCCTCGCCCCCGTCTGGAAATAAGCCATGAGGCGTCTTCGCCGTATCAAGATTCTCGCGACCCTTGGACCCGCTTCTTCGGACCTCGCGATGATCCGCCGCCTGTTCGAGGCCGGCGCTGACCTGTTCCGCATCAACATGAGCCACACCCCGCATGACAAGATGCGCGAGCTGGTGGCGACGATCCGCAACGTCGAGAGCAGCTATGGCAGGCCGATCGGCATTCTGGTCGATCTCCAGGGGCCAAAGCTCCGGCTCGGCGCCTTCGCCGAAGGCGCCGTCCAGCTCCAGAACGGCCAGACCTTCACGCTGGATTCCGACAAGGCGCCGGGCGACACCACCCGCGTCCAGCTCCCGCATCCGGAGATCCTGGCCGCGCTTCGGCCGGGCCATTCGCTGCTGCTCGACGACGGCAAGGTGCGGCTGATCGCCGAGGAGACCACGAAAGACCACGCGGTGACGCGCGTCGTGGTCGGCGGCCGGATGTCCGATCGCAAAGGCGTCAGCCTGCCCGACACCGACCTGCCGGTCTCGGCGATGACGCCGAAGGACCGCGCCGACCTCGAGGCGGCGCTGGTCACCGGCGTCGACTGGATTGCGCTGTCCTTCGTGCAGCGCGCCGACGACGTGCTCGAGGCCAAGAAGATGATCCGCGGCCGCGCCGCTGTGATGGCCAAGATCGAGAAGCCGCAGGCGATCGATCGCCTCGCCGACATCATCGACGCCTCCGACGCCCTGATGGTGGCGCGCGGCGACCTCGGCGTCGAGCTGCCGCTGGAGCGCGTGCCGAGCCTGCAGAAGCAGATGACGCGCATGGCGCGGCGCGCCGGCAAGCCGGTGGTGATCGCAACCCAGATGCTGGAATCGATGATCCAGTCGCCGGTGCCGACCCGCGCCGAGGTTTCCGACGTCGCCACCGCCGTCTACGAAGGGGCCGACGCCATCATGCTGTCGGCGGAATCGGCGGCCGGAAAATTCCCGGTCGAGGCCGTCTCGACCATGAATCGCATCGGCGAGGAGGTCGAGCGCGACCCGATCTATCGCTCGGTCATCACCGCACAGCGCCCCGCCCCGGAAGCCACTGCCGGCGATGCCATCGCGGACGCCGCGCGGCA containing:
- a CDS encoding murein L,D-transpeptidase encodes the protein MRDCLNHRAGFDRVLMTVAATFLTVSASSALAQDQARSSAAELAIEAAIPRPEPANVPPPTASDIKLDTTATVVDPAKEPAREPLKAESAPAPDKVETKPSDIATTPAAEPTKSETAKNEPAKIEPAKADTAPPTQAAPAAAAAPASEPVKAASNVPAADQPVADKLKDIIGTKTARYFDRKNERAAIEKFYGARDFAPVWTQGGSLTAAAKGVIARLKDAASDGLNPADYPLPDFAAATTPDALADAELKLTASMFDYARQAQSGRMHWSQVSGDILYPEHPVDPNEVLAKVATAADASAALESYNPPQKLYKELKAKLAELRGQGNGPVIEIADGPTLKYTPARKRQAEIVVEDSRVPQLRVKLGIAENASDTRYDAAVAEAVRKFQNSAELKATGILDDKTVKAINTPKRDKQIDVVLVNMERWRWLPRDLGVPSLGDAYVILNIPDYTLKVMQRGQQVWTTRVVTGKPGTHATPLLTETMKYITVNPTWNVPPSIVYNEYLPALQQDPTVLQRMGLKLEQNRDGSVHISQPPGEANALGRIRFNFPNKFLVYQHDTPDKNLFARDERAFSHGCMRVQNPDQYASVLLNIAMPNEKYTPERIRSMYGKSEIDLKFPTPIPVNITYQTAFVDDGGKLQFRKDVYGRDATMINILKNGRGKDLENVVAHSQPSYSRPATTLPNGVLAANNGGSSGPNFFERLFGAPTPPPAPIGRRPQQQRVFTR
- a CDS encoding DUF882 domain-containing protein, whose protein sequence is MLTGIARQFAVLSLSHAGVKAGSRIGLAAVLLLAAAGSVHNAAALNETKTLSFHHTHSGEDLTVTFKRDGRYDEPALKQLNHFLRDWRTQDETVMDRHLFDILWEVYRDVDAKQPIQIISSYRSPATNAMLRRRSSGVARFSQHMLGHAMDFYIPNVPLEQIRFAGLRLQRGGVGFYPTSGSPFVHLDTGSIRHWPRMTHDQLARVFPDGRTVHVPTDGTPLKGYELAKAEIERRGSGEDSGSKSNFFAALFKGKSAPAAASNDEDDEGAPAPSAKTVAPTVVAAATKPADPVPTPRAKPSVAATIQLASADAQMVALPKSKPAPVADKPAAGKSADAKPETPADIINARGFWDAPTTPQQATPAQVAALKARQALAAATDPQPTASVSNAAYQALAYAPASASPVDRANVVAASAPIPRSARPAASRNLAPATEINTVVGKRVDGLVATATRLSAAKGESIWLKIVMLSPSASRAMSVTLMGELDMAAMRAYFVKPQSVIAMGFADDPMQGLSCDSFSGTATAKLETTSFVMRTASLR
- a CDS encoding DUF2312 domain-containing protein, with amino-acid sequence MATSAAVRDDEPATKFAKDQLKSIIERIERLEEEKKAISDDIRDVFAEAKGNGYDVKALRTIVRMRKQDPNERAEAETILETYMQALGMI
- a CDS encoding DUF1244 domain-containing protein; its protein translation is MAIDDKTRTELEAAAFRRLVDHLKTRTDVQNIDLMNLAGFCRNCLSNWLKDAADAQGVALSKDESREAVYGMPYEAWKAKYQGAASPEQLDAMKKVHPGH
- a CDS encoding DUF1036 domain-containing protein: MIAESPRSRLRLLARLVPVLVVGLLCFWASPASADFRLCNNTSSRVGIALGYKDAEGWTTEGWWNISSRSCETLLRGTLVARFYYIYAIDYDRGGEWSGQAFMCSRDKEFTIRGTEDCLARGYDRTGYFEVDTGEQRAWTVQLTDANEQPSKQQRVPGLPGPVGPGVPGLPNGPPGGTPPAPPGLPPAPSPPSGNKP
- the pyk gene encoding pyruvate kinase — translated: MRRLRRIKILATLGPASSDLAMIRRLFEAGADLFRINMSHTPHDKMRELVATIRNVESSYGRPIGILVDLQGPKLRLGAFAEGAVQLQNGQTFTLDSDKAPGDTTRVQLPHPEILAALRPGHSLLLDDGKVRLIAEETTKDHAVTRVVVGGRMSDRKGVSLPDTDLPVSAMTPKDRADLEAALVTGVDWIALSFVQRADDVLEAKKMIRGRAAVMAKIEKPQAIDRLADIIDASDALMVARGDLGVELPLERVPSLQKQMTRMARRAGKPVVIATQMLESMIQSPVPTRAEVSDVATAVYEGADAIMLSAESAAGKFPVEAVSTMNRIGEEVERDPIYRSVITAQRPAPEATAGDAIADAARQIAETLDLPALICWTSSGSTAVRVARERPKPPIVAITPNVAAGRRLSVVWGVHCVVAEDARDQDDMVSRAGQIAFRDGFVRAGQRVIIVAGVPLGIPGTTNMVRIASVGPEGEANI